The following are from one region of the Acomys russatus chromosome 32, mAcoRus1.1, whole genome shotgun sequence genome:
- the Cmtm7 gene encoding CKLF-like MARVEL transmembrane domain-containing protein 7 isoform X2 — MYGSPGLCGSRWQVTLLIAFICVRSSPRIDYGAYSFFEVVTICDLIMILIFYLVHLFRFYRVLTCISWPLSELLHYLIGTLLLLIASIVAASKSYNQSGLVAGAVFGFLASFLCLASLWLSYKITCITQSSDVSA; from the exons ATGTATGGTTCACCCGGGCTGTGCGGCTCCAGGTGGCAG GTCACCCTGCTGATTGCCTTCATCTGCGTGAGGAGTTCCCCTCGGATCGACTATGGCGCCTACAGCTTCTTTGAAGTGGTCACCATCTGCGACCTCATAATGATCCTCATCTTTTACCTGGTCCACCTCTTCCGCTTCTACCGTGTGCTCACCTGCATCAGCTGGCCCCTGTCG GAACTTCTACACTATTTAATCGGTACCCTGCTTCTCCTCATCGCCTCCATTGTGGCAGCCTCCAAGAGTTACAACCAGAGTGGCCTGGTAGCTGGAgcg GTCTTTGGGTTCCTGGCCAGCTTCCTCTGCCTGGCAAGCTTGTGGCTGTCCTACAAGATCACCTGCATAACCCAGTCATCAG ATGTATCTGCCTGA
- the Cmtm7 gene encoding CKLF-like MARVEL transmembrane domain-containing protein 7 isoform X1 has protein sequence MSHGSGLIRTTCSSGGAPGSGLPSEGLLDRVYPRTQGALFKVAQMVTLLIAFICVRSSPRIDYGAYSFFEVVTICDLIMILIFYLVHLFRFYRVLTCISWPLSELLHYLIGTLLLLIASIVAASKSYNQSGLVAGAVFGFLASFLCLASLWLSYKITCITQSSDVSA, from the exons ATGTCGCATGGATCGGGGCTCATCCGGACCACGTGCAGCAGCGGCGGCGCGCCGGGGTCAGGCCTGCCCTCCGAGGGATTGCTGGACCGGGTGTACCCGCGCACCCAGGGTGCCCTGTTCAAAGTGGCGCAGATG GTCACCCTGCTGATTGCCTTCATCTGCGTGAGGAGTTCCCCTCGGATCGACTATGGCGCCTACAGCTTCTTTGAAGTGGTCACCATCTGCGACCTCATAATGATCCTCATCTTTTACCTGGTCCACCTCTTCCGCTTCTACCGTGTGCTCACCTGCATCAGCTGGCCCCTGTCG GAACTTCTACACTATTTAATCGGTACCCTGCTTCTCCTCATCGCCTCCATTGTGGCAGCCTCCAAGAGTTACAACCAGAGTGGCCTGGTAGCTGGAgcg GTCTTTGGGTTCCTGGCCAGCTTCCTCTGCCTGGCAAGCTTGTGGCTGTCCTACAAGATCACCTGCATAACCCAGTCATCAG ATGTATCTGCCTGA